In Edaphobacter dinghuensis, one genomic interval encodes:
- a CDS encoding TonB-dependent receptor, producing MRRLCSFLVFTALLLSTSFFAHAQTAGTASIQGTVTDPTGAAIANAQVTFTNTATHASRSTATDGAGIYSLPNIPVGAYSLTVAAQGFQGYTRTGLLEVGNNVQINPALTIGSSSEHVEVQATGAALDTETSTFKQVIDQKRITELPLNGRQATQLILVSGGAVNAPANDINGSKTYANTPVIAVAGSQGIYNNYVLDGGSHVDTFTNTNLPYPFPDALREFSVESNSLPARNGLHPGSLVNVVTNSGTNQLHGTVFEFLRNNIINANNFFSTSKDTLKRSQFGGTLGGKILTDKMFFFGGYQGTRNRQTSSATGYCVPTAAELSGDFSQMGGNCAQNASNIIDPVTGANISSTRKISPAELSPQALKLASMLPLSQADQYGRVNVSLPANSTEDQFIGRIDYTFNQKHNLFGRYFLTNYTAPAYFSPTNLLLTTIAGNGERVQSFTLGDTYIVTPHLVNTFHGTYARRRNNRGPTAGGINATNVGVDMYDYVPNDFRLSITNGFSIGCGTCSPGFFNTNTEDFSDDIDYVHGKHQFAFGGEILRTGQNTQAGYLQNGSFNFGGFASGVNGAQGEPMLDFLTGRMTSIGASTGFSQSKAQQTAYRQTTFGVYAQDTYHFSPRLTANFGVRWEPEFIPIDNYHRGSSFNQAAFIAGQHSTVYVNAPAGSFYYGDPGIPPGMTDNRLANISPRGSITLDPFGNGKTVFRAGGALMYDNPALYTMQRNAANPPYTNEIDVTGTTLLATPWSTYPGGNPFPIANPPLSTSPFPTNTLYVVVPRHIQTPVVQQWTASIEQDLGHGWNMSISYLGNKNSHLWLGRALNPAVYIPGASNGLTGSCGPLTPSTGLPAAGKPCSSTSNSNNRTVLSLINPAQGQGYSPTMTQIDDGGNSSYNGLLAVIQDRMSKNFSFLANYTWSHCISVGDSPGDIAAPTYENSANKNMDRANCGFDVRHIFNTTFVASSHFSSLHGWAAALANNWELAPIVRITSGTPLNVTSGVDNSLTGIGLDRPNLVPGAAVYTHRKITQKAAGNLAYLNKSAFTQNTAGTYGDLGRNAFRGPNYYDVDAALSRNFPLMERLNFNLRMEAFNVMNHPNLSSFTTGLNSGTFGNATAANDPRIFQIAGKLTF from the coding sequence GTGAGGCGTCTGTGTTCGTTTCTCGTCTTTACCGCCCTCCTGCTCAGCACGTCCTTCTTTGCGCATGCGCAGACGGCAGGCACGGCCAGCATTCAGGGTACTGTCACTGACCCGACCGGGGCCGCCATCGCGAATGCCCAGGTCACCTTTACCAACACCGCCACCCATGCCTCGCGCTCTACAGCGACCGACGGCGCCGGTATCTACAGCCTCCCCAACATTCCGGTAGGAGCCTATAGCCTGACCGTCGCGGCCCAGGGCTTTCAGGGGTACACCCGGACCGGCCTTCTCGAAGTCGGTAACAACGTTCAGATCAACCCTGCCCTGACGATCGGCAGTTCCAGCGAGCACGTCGAGGTGCAGGCCACGGGCGCAGCGCTCGACACCGAGACCAGTACCTTCAAACAGGTCATCGACCAGAAGCGCATCACGGAGCTTCCTTTGAACGGCCGTCAGGCTACGCAGCTCATCCTGGTCTCGGGCGGTGCAGTCAACGCTCCGGCCAACGACATCAACGGAAGCAAGACCTATGCGAATACCCCGGTCATCGCTGTCGCCGGTTCGCAAGGCATCTATAACAACTACGTCCTCGATGGCGGCAGCCACGTCGACACCTTCACCAACACCAACCTGCCCTATCCCTTCCCGGATGCGCTGCGCGAGTTCTCGGTCGAGTCGAACTCTCTGCCTGCACGCAACGGCCTCCACCCCGGATCGCTCGTCAACGTCGTCACCAACTCCGGCACCAATCAGTTGCATGGTACGGTCTTCGAGTTCCTGCGCAACAACATCATCAACGCCAATAACTTCTTTTCTACCTCGAAGGACACGCTGAAGCGCAGCCAGTTCGGTGGAACGCTGGGCGGGAAGATCCTGACGGACAAGATGTTCTTCTTCGGCGGCTATCAGGGCACCCGCAACCGCCAGACTTCGAGCGCGACCGGCTACTGCGTTCCTACCGCAGCGGAACTCTCGGGCGACTTCAGCCAGATGGGTGGCAACTGCGCCCAGAACGCCTCCAACATCATCGATCCGGTGACGGGAGCGAATATCTCCAGCACACGTAAGATCAGTCCTGCCGAGCTGAGCCCGCAGGCGCTCAAACTCGCCAGCATGCTGCCCTTGTCGCAGGCCGATCAGTATGGTCGCGTCAATGTTTCATTGCCCGCCAACAGCACCGAAGATCAGTTCATTGGCCGCATCGACTATACCTTCAACCAAAAGCACAATCTCTTCGGCCGCTACTTCCTGACCAACTACACGGCTCCTGCTTATTTCTCGCCCACCAATCTTCTGTTGACGACAATCGCCGGTAACGGCGAGCGTGTACAGAGCTTCACCCTTGGCGATACATACATCGTCACTCCTCATCTCGTGAACACCTTCCACGGCACCTACGCTCGTCGCCGTAACAATCGCGGTCCCACAGCAGGCGGCATCAACGCCACCAATGTCGGCGTCGACATGTACGACTATGTGCCGAACGACTTCCGCCTCAGCATCACCAATGGCTTCTCCATTGGCTGCGGAACGTGCTCGCCGGGCTTCTTCAACACCAATACGGAAGACTTCTCCGATGACATCGACTACGTCCACGGCAAGCACCAGTTTGCCTTCGGCGGGGAGATTCTTCGCACCGGCCAGAATACGCAGGCAGGCTACCTTCAGAACGGCAGCTTCAACTTCGGCGGCTTCGCAAGCGGCGTCAACGGCGCACAGGGCGAGCCGATGCTGGACTTCCTTACCGGCAGAATGACCTCCATCGGAGCCTCGACAGGCTTCAGCCAGTCGAAGGCACAGCAGACCGCCTATCGTCAGACGACGTTCGGCGTCTATGCACAGGACACCTACCACTTCAGCCCGCGCCTGACCGCCAACTTCGGCGTTCGCTGGGAGCCTGAGTTCATTCCCATCGACAACTATCATCGCGGCAGCAGCTTCAATCAGGCGGCCTTCATCGCCGGACAGCACAGCACGGTCTACGTCAACGCCCCGGCTGGCTCGTTCTACTATGGCGACCCTGGAATCCCTCCGGGCATGACGGACAACCGCCTCGCCAACATCTCGCCTCGCGGCTCCATCACCCTCGACCCATTCGGCAACGGCAAGACCGTCTTCCGCGCGGGCGGAGCGTTGATGTATGACAACCCGGCGCTGTATACGATGCAGCGCAACGCCGCCAATCCGCCCTATACCAACGAGATCGACGTTACGGGAACGACGCTGCTGGCCACGCCGTGGTCGACGTATCCCGGCGGCAATCCGTTCCCGATTGCCAATCCTCCTCTCTCTACCTCACCATTCCCCACCAATACGCTCTATGTCGTCGTCCCACGTCATATTCAAACGCCGGTCGTTCAGCAGTGGACGGCCAGCATCGAACAAGATCTGGGTCATGGCTGGAACATGTCCATCAGCTATCTCGGCAACAAGAACAGCCACCTGTGGCTGGGCCGCGCACTTAATCCGGCGGTCTACATTCCGGGTGCCTCCAACGGTCTGACCGGCTCCTGCGGTCCGCTAACGCCGTCTACCGGTCTGCCCGCTGCCGGCAAACCGTGCTCTTCGACCTCTAACTCCAACAACCGCACCGTGCTGTCGCTCATCAATCCCGCTCAAGGACAGGGTTACAGCCCGACCATGACCCAGATCGATGACGGTGGAAACTCGAGCTACAACGGCCTGCTTGCCGTCATTCAGGACCGTATGTCGAAGAACTTCAGCTTTCTCGCCAACTACACCTGGTCGCACTGCATCTCGGTCGGAGACTCCCCCGGCGATATCGCGGCGCCTACTTATGAAAATTCCGCCAACAAGAACATGGACCGTGCCAACTGCGGCTTTGACGTTCGCCACATCTTCAATACGACCTTTGTGGCGTCCAGTCACTTCTCCAGCCTGCACGGCTGGGCGGCGGCACTGGCCAACAACTGGGAGCTTGCTCCCATCGTCCGCATCACCAGCGGAACCCCGCTCAATGTGACCTCGGGCGTCGATAACTCGCTTACCGGTATCGGCCTCGATCGTCCCAACCTGGTTCCGGGAGCCGCTGTCTATACGCACCGCAAGATCACGCAGAAGGCAGCGGGTAATCTTGCCTACCTTAACAAGTCGGCCTTCACCCAAAACACTGCGGGCACCTACGGCGATCTGGGACGCAATGCCTTCCGCGGCCCAAACTACTACGACGTGGATGCTGCGCTCAGCCGCAACTTCCCGCTGATGGAGCGTCTGAACTTCAATCTGCGCATGGAAGCCTTCAACGTGATGAACCACCCGAACCTGTCCAGCTTCACCACTGGGCTGAACTCGGGGACCTTCGGCAACGCGACAGCGGCGAACGATCCGCGCATCTTCCAGATTGCGGGCAAGCTCACCTTCTAA
- a CDS encoding VOC family protein codes for MIRPSLRSRVRSIASIVSLSVASLFFVSSAKAQQPPPLNGIAHIAIRVHDLDAARDFYKKLGFDEAFALSKNGAVYQSFIKLDDRQFIELYPTTAKDTEIGFLHLCFESDNLQAVYDDYIARDVTPNFKIRKAGAGNLLFTMKGPMQASGPQNIEYTQYMPGSRHYNDRGQHLGADRVGTKLVSVTLAMQDPAAASAFYIDKLKFTPDPRWHNFLDLPGDSGEMVKIVPVTKLGPKSSILLTSPDIHRSGELLKAAGIPFSDGNSLTVTDPDGNLIDIIPEQSVSPRK; via the coding sequence ATGATCAGGCCATCTCTCCGCAGCCGCGTTCGCTCTATCGCATCGATTGTCTCCCTCTCCGTCGCCAGCCTTTTTTTTGTTAGCTCTGCCAAGGCACAACAGCCACCGCCGCTCAATGGAATCGCCCACATCGCGATTCGCGTCCATGACCTCGATGCGGCGCGCGACTTCTACAAGAAGCTGGGCTTCGATGAGGCTTTTGCTTTGAGCAAGAACGGCGCTGTCTACCAGTCGTTCATCAAGCTGGACGACCGCCAGTTCATCGAGCTGTATCCCACCACGGCGAAGGACACCGAGATCGGCTTTCTGCACCTGTGCTTCGAGAGCGACAACCTGCAGGCGGTCTATGACGACTATATCGCCCGTGACGTCACCCCCAACTTCAAGATTCGCAAGGCCGGAGCGGGCAATCTGCTGTTTACGATGAAAGGGCCGATGCAGGCGAGCGGGCCGCAGAACATCGAGTACACGCAGTACATGCCGGGCTCGCGCCACTATAACGACCGCGGCCAGCACCTTGGCGCAGACCGCGTGGGCACCAAGCTCGTCTCGGTCACGCTGGCGATGCAGGACCCGGCCGCTGCCAGCGCCTTCTATATCGATAAGCTGAAGTTCACTCCCGACCCACGGTGGCACAACTTCCTCGATCTGCCGGGCGACTCCGGTGAGATGGTCAAGATTGTTCCCGTTACCAAGCTTGGCCCAAAATCGAGCATTCTGCTTACGTCACCCGATATTCATCGCTCCGGCGAATTGCTCAAGGCTGCGGGAATTCCCTTCAGCGACGGAAATTCCCTAACAGTGACTGATCCGGACGGGAACCTTATCGACATCATTCCCGAGCAGAGTGTCTCTCCGCGCAAATAG
- a CDS encoding zinc ribbon domain-containing protein, with the protein MHPDLEKLIVLQGLDVEAKRLRDEMTALPKRVAELEAKAKAIEGQRAVVLDLIAKEEVLRRRQESDVKDHQAKITRVRKQMDMATTTAQVTAFEHEIGFAEAEVSRLEDAELASMERSETLEAQKTVADEAVEDAAKTLEREQVRATETIAKDKTALVEVDQRRQALRPQIGESSLSIYDRIAKGKGTGLAEALNQKCMACQMMLRPQRWNDLRDRSNEDDMMTCESCGRLLYYDPARDSPQRKTVPVESIAASIVRSL; encoded by the coding sequence ATGCATCCGGATCTTGAGAAGTTGATTGTGCTGCAAGGGCTCGATGTCGAGGCCAAGCGGCTGCGCGATGAGATGACGGCTTTGCCGAAGCGGGTCGCGGAGCTGGAGGCGAAGGCCAAGGCGATTGAAGGACAGCGAGCGGTGGTGCTGGATCTGATCGCCAAGGAAGAGGTGTTGCGGCGGCGACAGGAGTCCGATGTGAAGGACCACCAGGCGAAGATTACCCGCGTTCGCAAGCAGATGGATATGGCGACCACGACGGCGCAGGTGACGGCGTTTGAGCACGAGATCGGCTTTGCTGAAGCAGAAGTGAGCCGGTTGGAGGACGCTGAACTCGCGAGCATGGAGCGCAGCGAGACTCTGGAGGCACAGAAGACCGTCGCCGACGAGGCCGTGGAAGATGCGGCGAAGACGCTGGAGCGCGAACAGGTGCGGGCGACGGAGACGATCGCCAAAGATAAGACTGCACTGGTCGAGGTCGACCAGAGACGCCAGGCGCTGCGGCCGCAGATCGGCGAGTCATCGCTCTCGATCTATGATCGGATCGCGAAGGGCAAAGGGACCGGGCTGGCCGAGGCGCTGAACCAGAAGTGCATGGCCTGCCAGATGATGTTGCGGCCGCAACGCTGGAACGATCTGCGCGACCGCAGCAATGAAGACGACATGATGACGTGTGAGAGCTGCGGACGGCTGTTGTATTACGATCCGGCGAGGGACTCTCCGCAGCGAAAGACAGTGCCGGTGGAGAGTATTGCGGCTTCGATTGTGCGGTCGCTTTAA
- a CDS encoding alpha/beta hydrolase — MLRTLSIAFLSGLMAAATSAPAQSAAPAAPATTHPARPTPPTRDPHTPGYVEAKELPDGANAPADADGNFIIGPTHTPAPEMSVQPGVPQGMVSEFVMESTDSKLYPGIAREPGTFGTPDPKDPAKLIVTTSHPAPYTRRVAVYVPKQYVPGTAAPFIIGTDGPDHALFTALDNLIAEHKVPVMIAISVSNGSGDAQGSERGLEYDTMSGRYAEFIQKEVLPLVEKKFHVELTRDPDGRATMGGSSGGSCALIMAWYHPEWYHRVLTYSGTYVNQQWPYNAKVPHGAWEFHEHLIPGSARKPIRLWMEVGDRDLLNPNAMRDNMHDWVVANEHMAKVLAAKGYHYQFVFARSAGHTDRAVKQQTLPEALEYLWQGYSVAGGK; from the coding sequence ATGCTCCGTACTTTGAGCATTGCGTTTTTGAGCGGCCTGATGGCTGCGGCAACTTCCGCACCTGCGCAGTCTGCGGCTCCGGCTGCACCCGCAACGACACATCCTGCACGACCTACGCCGCCTACCCGCGATCCTCATACGCCGGGCTATGTTGAAGCCAAAGAGCTGCCCGACGGTGCCAACGCTCCGGCTGATGCCGATGGAAACTTCATCATCGGACCCACGCACACGCCTGCACCGGAGATGTCGGTACAGCCGGGCGTGCCGCAGGGAATGGTGTCCGAGTTCGTTATGGAGTCGACTGACAGTAAGCTCTACCCTGGCATTGCGCGGGAGCCGGGCACCTTCGGCACGCCTGACCCCAAAGACCCGGCGAAGCTGATCGTAACTACCAGCCATCCCGCTCCCTACACGCGGCGCGTGGCGGTCTACGTGCCGAAGCAATATGTTCCGGGTACTGCTGCTCCGTTCATCATCGGGACGGACGGCCCCGACCACGCGCTGTTCACCGCGCTCGACAACCTGATTGCCGAACATAAGGTGCCGGTGATGATCGCCATCTCCGTGAGCAACGGCAGCGGCGATGCGCAGGGCAGCGAGCGCGGACTGGAATACGACACCATGTCGGGCCGCTATGCGGAGTTCATCCAGAAAGAGGTACTTCCGCTGGTCGAAAAAAAGTTCCACGTGGAACTAACCCGCGATCCCGATGGCCGCGCGACGATGGGCGGCAGCTCTGGCGGATCGTGTGCGTTGATTATGGCGTGGTATCACCCGGAGTGGTACCACCGGGTGCTGACTTACTCCGGCACCTACGTCAACCAGCAGTGGCCGTATAACGCGAAGGTGCCGCATGGGGCGTGGGAGTTCCACGAGCACCTCATCCCCGGCTCTGCGAGAAAGCCGATTCGCCTATGGATGGAGGTTGGCGACCGCGACCTGCTGAACCCTAATGCCATGCGCGACAATATGCACGACTGGGTCGTCGCCAATGAGCATATGGCTAAGGTATTGGCCGCTAAGGGCTATCACTATCAGTTTGTCTTTGCCCGCAGCGCAGGGCATACCGACCGGGCGGTGAAGCAGCAGACTTTGCCGGAGGCGCTTGAGTATCTGTGGCAGGGGTATTCCGTTGCGGGTGGGAAATGA
- a CDS encoding glycoside hydrolase family 35 protein encodes MRFKLSLLLLLLCSLTMVHAQSTVDHTPHTFTVQGDHFALDGKPFQVISGEMHYPRIPRADWRARFKMAKAMGLNTITAYVFWNENEPKPGVFDFSGNNDVAEFIREAQQEGLYVILRPGPYVCAEWEWGGYPSWLLKDHSMVVRSSDPKFIAASKEWIDRLGKELAPLQIGNGGPIILTQVENEYGSYGSDHAYMEQIYKMLVDAGFTKSQLYTADGPEQVPNGSLPELPVGINFGGAEAGAAQRAFTELKKYRPNGPFINSEYWAGWFDHWGSKHAHTNAANEAANLDWMLRQGYSVSIYMFHGGTSFGWMNGANSDGHGSYEPDVTSYDYDSPLDESGRPTAKYLAFRDVIAKATGVTPPAIPDVPAAITTPAVTLAESASLWDNLPAPIHSQNVLSMEDVDQAYGYILYRTHLKKTAAGTLTLDELHDYAVVYLDGKQVGTIDRRLKQNTLALPAVKRNARLDILVENTGRVNFGHAITGERAGITKQVTLNGTVLSGWDIYPLPMTAVDKLSYSSKPCSGACFYRGSFDLAGTGDTFLDTGEFTKGELWLNGQALGRIWNVGPQRTLYTPESWLVKGKNEIVVFDLEGKPGHAVRGLDKSILDAANDAAPAKN; translated from the coding sequence GTGCGCTTTAAACTTTCTCTTCTTTTGCTGCTGCTCTGTTCTCTGACGATGGTTCACGCGCAGTCCACGGTTGACCACACGCCGCATACCTTTACCGTGCAGGGCGATCACTTCGCGCTCGACGGCAAGCCCTTCCAAGTCATCTCCGGCGAGATGCACTATCCGCGTATTCCGCGGGCAGACTGGCGAGCGCGTTTCAAGATGGCCAAAGCGATGGGCCTGAACACCATCACCGCCTACGTCTTCTGGAATGAGAACGAGCCGAAGCCCGGCGTCTTCGATTTCTCCGGCAACAACGACGTGGCAGAGTTCATCCGCGAAGCCCAGCAGGAGGGCCTCTATGTCATTCTTCGTCCCGGCCCCTACGTCTGTGCTGAGTGGGAGTGGGGAGGCTATCCCTCGTGGCTGCTGAAGGACCACAGCATGGTTGTGCGCAGCAGCGACCCGAAGTTTATCGCCGCGTCAAAGGAATGGATCGACCGCCTCGGCAAAGAGTTGGCTCCGTTGCAGATCGGCAACGGCGGCCCGATTATCCTCACCCAGGTGGAAAACGAGTACGGTTCTTATGGCAGCGACCATGCCTACATGGAACAGATCTACAAGATGCTGGTGGACGCGGGGTTTACCAAGTCGCAGCTCTATACGGCGGACGGCCCGGAGCAGGTGCCGAACGGCTCGCTGCCTGAGCTTCCGGTCGGCATCAACTTCGGCGGGGCCGAAGCTGGCGCAGCACAACGCGCCTTTACGGAGTTGAAGAAGTATCGTCCTAACGGCCCCTTCATCAACAGCGAGTATTGGGCAGGATGGTTCGATCACTGGGGCAGCAAGCATGCCCACACCAATGCGGCGAATGAGGCTGCGAATCTCGACTGGATGCTGCGCCAGGGATATTCGGTCAGCATTTACATGTTCCATGGCGGCACCAGCTTCGGCTGGATGAATGGTGCCAACAGCGATGGCCACGGCAGCTACGAGCCCGACGTGACCAGCTACGACTACGACTCGCCGCTGGACGAGAGCGGGAGACCCACGGCGAAGTACCTTGCCTTCCGCGATGTGATCGCCAAGGCTACTGGCGTCACGCCGCCTGCCATCCCCGATGTTCCTGCGGCAATTACGACGCCGGCGGTGACGCTGGCTGAGTCAGCGTCTTTATGGGACAACCTGCCTGCTCCGATTCACTCGCAGAATGTGTTGAGCATGGAAGATGTGGACCAGGCTTACGGCTACATCCTTTACCGCACGCACCTGAAGAAGACTGCTGCCGGTACGCTTACGCTCGATGAGCTGCATGACTACGCTGTGGTCTATCTCGACGGCAAACAGGTTGGCACGATCGATCGCAGGTTGAAGCAGAACACGCTGGCTCTTCCCGCGGTGAAGCGGAATGCGCGGCTCGATATCCTTGTCGAAAATACGGGGCGCGTGAACTTTGGCCATGCGATCACGGGAGAGCGCGCGGGGATCACCAAGCAGGTGACGTTGAATGGGACGGTGCTGTCAGGATGGGATATTTATCCACTGCCGATGACGGCGGTGGACAAGCTCTCGTACTCCTCTAAGCCTTGTTCGGGAGCGTGCTTCTATCGGGGAAGCTTTGATCTGGCTGGCACTGGAGATACCTTCCTCGATACCGGCGAGTTCACTAAGGGCGAGCTTTGGCTAAATGGTCAGGCGCTGGGACGCATCTGGAACGTCGGGCCGCAGCGCACGCTTTATACGCCGGAGTCATGGTTGGTGAAGGGGAAGAATGAGATCGTCGTCTTCGATCTTGAGGGCAAGCCGGGCCATGCGGTGCGTGGACTGGATAAATCTATCCTCGATGCTGCTAATGATGCGGCTCCAGCAAAGAACTAG
- a CDS encoding DHA2 family efflux MFS transporter permease subunit, with protein MATTTLDLPSAKSKAHHADSHSEERPWRPSINPWIVAMTVTLATFMEVLDSSIANVALPHIAGGLGSTQDEATWVLTAYLVANAIILPAGAYMTTFIGRKKFYMICVALFGVSSMLCGLAPSLPILVFCRILQGAGGGGLAPSEQAILADTFPPEKRGQAFAMYGLAVVVAPAIGPTLGGYITDRFDWRWIFFLNIPICLLSLFLTSRIVEDPPYVKKQVEETQRGGMKLDFTGFALLGLTFGSLEFLLDKGQEDDWFSSHIITFFAIVCVVAFVFMIYWELRQLRIGHRPIINLTLFKRRNFAISFLLMFVLGFALYGTTVLIPQFVQTLLGYTAELAGLVLSPAGFIMMAMMPVVGFLSGKVDARKLIGFGFFMLTSALIEMHTLNLGVSYGYLAFLRIFQASGLAFLFIPINTIAYIGVKQSENNDVSGLTNLARNVGGSCGTAFMATMLLRRTAAHENNMVRNLTTANPAFNSQVDALKGAFGKGFQAVHSAQAYIYNQLHRQASMLAYLDIIQYLAVFCACMIPLLFLIPRPPKHASRSAGH; from the coding sequence ATGGCTACGACCACACTCGATTTACCCAGCGCAAAATCTAAAGCGCACCACGCCGACAGTCACTCAGAAGAGCGACCGTGGCGGCCTAGCATCAATCCATGGATCGTCGCCATGACGGTCACGCTTGCCACCTTCATGGAGGTGCTCGACTCCTCCATCGCCAACGTGGCGCTGCCGCACATCGCCGGCGGTCTCGGCTCTACTCAGGATGAAGCGACCTGGGTGCTGACGGCCTACCTGGTCGCCAACGCCATCATTTTGCCCGCTGGTGCATACATGACCACCTTCATCGGCCGCAAGAAGTTCTATATGATCTGCGTCGCGCTCTTCGGCGTCAGCTCGATGCTCTGCGGTCTCGCCCCCTCGCTCCCCATCCTTGTCTTTTGCCGCATTCTGCAGGGAGCAGGCGGCGGTGGCCTGGCTCCGTCGGAACAGGCGATTCTGGCAGATACCTTCCCACCCGAAAAGCGCGGACAGGCCTTCGCCATGTACGGCCTTGCCGTCGTCGTCGCCCCGGCCATTGGCCCTACACTGGGCGGCTATATTACCGACCGCTTCGACTGGCGCTGGATCTTCTTCCTCAACATCCCCATCTGTCTGCTATCGCTGTTTTTGACCTCGCGCATCGTTGAAGACCCGCCCTACGTCAAAAAGCAAGTGGAAGAGACGCAACGCGGCGGCATGAAGCTGGACTTTACTGGCTTCGCTCTGCTCGGCCTCACCTTCGGCTCGCTGGAGTTCCTGCTCGACAAGGGACAGGAAGATGATTGGTTCTCCTCGCACATTATCACCTTCTTCGCCATCGTCTGCGTGGTCGCCTTCGTCTTCATGATCTATTGGGAGCTGCGCCAGCTTCGCATCGGCCACCGCCCCATCATCAACCTGACGCTCTTCAAGCGGCGAAACTTCGCCATCAGTTTCCTGCTGATGTTCGTGCTCGGCTTCGCGCTCTACGGCACCACCGTGCTGATACCGCAGTTTGTACAAACGCTGCTGGGCTATACCGCAGAGCTTGCCGGCCTCGTGCTCTCTCCCGCGGGCTTCATCATGATGGCCATGATGCCGGTCGTCGGCTTCCTCTCCGGCAAGGTCGACGCGCGCAAGCTGATCGGCTTCGGCTTCTTCATGCTTACCTCGGCACTGATCGAGATGCACACGCTGAATCTCGGCGTCAGCTACGGATACCTGGCCTTCCTGCGCATCTTCCAGGCCTCGGGACTGGCGTTCCTCTTCATTCCGATCAACACCATCGCCTACATCGGGGTGAAGCAGTCGGAGAACAACGATGTCTCCGGCCTGACCAACCTTGCACGTAACGTCGGCGGCTCCTGCGGAACGGCGTTTATGGCGACCATGCTGTTACGCCGCACCGCCGCGCACGAGAACAATATGGTGCGCAACCTCACCACCGCTAACCCGGCCTTCAACTCGCAGGTCGATGCCCTCAAGGGAGCATTCGGCAAGGGTTTTCAGGCGGTCCACTCGGCGCAGGCTTACATCTACAACCAGCTTCATCGTCAGGCGTCGATGCTGGCTTACCTCGACATCATCCAGTACCTTGCTGTCTTCTGCGCCTGCATGATCCCGCTGTTGTTCCTCATCCCCCGGCCGCCAAAGCATGCAAGCCGCTCAGCCGGTCACTAA
- the prmC gene encoding peptide chain release factor N(5)-glutamine methyltransferase, translating into MTLRQALTLATEQLATNPALGDHAHRDAELLLLHVLELDRATLLAYPTRALTEQQLVLYQDAIARRLRCEPVQYITGQQEFFGLPLKVTPATLIPRPETEHLVEAVLDRLPADRPVRILDIGTGTGAIALALAANLPLAEVIAVDISAEALEVARENAANHHLEARVGFFLSDLLTGLLQKDQTVAFDAIVSNPPYIPESERAELHPQVRDYEPAQALFAGDLGLDIYRRLIPQAYRALKPGGLLALEIGHGQRDSLAALLESWENVAFVDDLQQIARVALARR; encoded by the coding sequence ATGACCTTACGTCAGGCCCTGACTCTCGCCACCGAACAACTCGCAACGAACCCAGCGCTCGGAGACCACGCCCATCGCGACGCCGAGTTGTTGTTGCTGCATGTGCTTGAACTAGATCGCGCTACACTGCTGGCCTATCCCACGCGTGCTCTTACGGAACAGCAGCTTGTCTTGTATCAGGACGCAATCGCGCGGCGCCTGCGCTGCGAGCCTGTCCAGTACATCACGGGGCAACAGGAGTTCTTCGGCCTTCCGCTTAAAGTCACGCCAGCTACGCTGATCCCCCGGCCTGAGACGGAACACCTCGTCGAAGCCGTTCTGGACCGTCTGCCTGCCGACCGGCCTGTCCGCATCCTCGACATTGGCACCGGAACCGGAGCCATCGCGCTGGCGCTAGCCGCTAACCTTCCCCTAGCCGAAGTCATCGCCGTCGATATCTCCGCCGAAGCCCTGGAAGTGGCCCGCGAAAATGCCGCAAATCACCATCTGGAGGCCCGCGTAGGATTTTTTCTGTCCGACCTCCTGACCGGCCTCCTGCAAAAAGACCAGACCGTGGCTTTCGATGCCATCGTCAGTAACCCTCCTTATATTCCGGAGAGCGAGCGCGCTGAGCTTCATCCCCAGGTCCGCGACTATGAGCCTGCGCAGGCGCTGTTTGCGGGTGATCTTGGCCTCGACATCTATCGTCGCCTGATCCCGCAGGCGTACAGGGCTCTGAAGCCGGGCGGCCTGCTGGCGTTAGAAATCGGGCATGGACAGAGAGATTCGCTGGCAGCTCTTCTGGAAAGCTGGGAAAATGTGGCCTTCGTCGACGATCTTCAGCAGATTGCCCGCGTCGCCCTGGCGCGGAGATAG